From Thunnus albacares chromosome 22, fThuAlb1.1, whole genome shotgun sequence, the proteins below share one genomic window:
- the hdac8 gene encoding histone deacetylase 8 produces MSCRGDSDDDSCSKRRVAYVFSPEYIDTCDSLSKVPNRASMVHSLIEAYGLLKHMSMVKPRAATIEEMAKFHTDSYLEHLHKISQDGDNDDPQSVDYGLGYDCPVVEGIFDYAAAVGGATLTGAQCLLDKTCEVAINWAGGWHHAKKDEASGFCYVNDAVLGILKLREKYERVLYVDVDLHHGDGVEDAFSFTSKVMTVSLHKFSPGFFPGTGDLTDTGLGKGRWYAINVPLEDGIKDDRYYQVFTSVMQEVRAQFNPEAVVMQLGADTMAGDPMCSFNMTPVGVGKCLQYVLQWQLPTLLLGGGGYNLANTARCWTYLTAAVLGKTLSSEIPDHEFFTEYGPDYSLEISPSCRPDRNDTKHLDQVISTIKGNLKNVV; encoded by the exons ATGAGTTGCAGAGGAGACAGTGATGATGACAGCTGCAGTAAACGGAGAGTCGCGTACGTTTTTAGCCCGGAGTACATCGACACCTGCGACTCTTTATCCAAAGTACCAAATCGG GCGAGTATGGTCCACTCACTGATAGAGGCGTATGGACTGCTCAAACATATGAG catGGTGAAACCTCGTGCTGCTACCATAGAGGAAATGGCCAAGTTCCACACAGACTCTTACCTGGAGCATCTTCACAAGATCAGCCAGGACGGAGACAACGACGACCCTCAGTCAGTCGACTACGGCCTGG GTTATGACTGTCCGGTGGTGGAGGGGATATTTGACTACGCAGCAGCAGTAGGAGGCGCTACACTGACAGGAGCCCAGTGCCTGCTTGACAAGACGTGTGAAGTGGCCATCAACTGGGCAGGAGGGTGGCACCACGCCAAGAA gGACGAGGCGTCAGGTTTCTGTTACGTGAACGACGCTGTGTTGGGAATCCTCAAACTGAGGGAGAAATATGAGAGAGTCCTGTACGTGGACGTCGACCTGCATCACGGAGACg GTGTTGAAGACGCCTTCAGCTTCACCTCCAAAGTCATGACAGTCTCTCTCCACAAGTTTTCTCCTGGATTCTTCCCAG gtaCGGGTGACCTGACAGACACTGGGCTGGGTAAAGGTCGCTGGTACGCCATCAACGTACCGCTGGAGGATGGAATCAAGGATGACAGATACTACCAAGTTTTTaccag TGTGATGCAGGAAGTACGGGCACAGTTCAACCCGGAGGCGGTGGTGATGCAGCTGGGTGCCGACACCATGGCGGGCGACCCCATGTGCTCCTTTAACATGACCCCGGTGGGGGTCGGCAAGTGTCTGCAGTATGTCCTGCAGTGGCAGCTACCTACGCTGCTGCTGGGAGGAG GAGGTTATAACCTGGCGAATACGGCTCGTTGCTGGACCTACCTGACGGCAGCAGTGCTGGGAAAGACTCTTTCCTCTGAGATACCAGACCACGAG TTTTTCACAGAGTACGGACCCGACTACTCGCTGGAGATCAGCCCGAGCTGTCGACCTGACCGCAACGACACCAAACACCTGGACCAGGTCATCAGCACCAtcaaag